A single Rhopalosiphum padi isolate XX-2018 chromosome 4, ASM2088224v1, whole genome shotgun sequence DNA region contains:
- the LOC132928872 gene encoding uncharacterized protein LOC132928872: protein MSASNKMKWFCVNCKDFNSESGDVVNQVKNCSHSDKILSDLKDSVNFLIGVPEQENEDCCKIVEEMSLALGEAVSVTSAYRYRSKVPNKIGKIVAVLSSYKNKKSLMEMSRKKKLKAKNVNANWNDEDELLLFLQNDSDFHLDVIVLTETWHDPKNCIYSLPGSPSDIINEFLTRLEAILMSDKDIVDSTMTILLGDININIIGNDNVENNYLDLLSSNGFSSIINRVSGDPKNTWKLIKNLTNKPNTDNDIIKRLNYNGNIIDAQKEPLTASNHLNMFFSTIGQNLANKIDKCFDEVSDERTPVINFNNFFSVKIHSMEIMNIINHFKDDVACGFDKINVKILKNLAPYIINPLTHIFNLSLRLGIFPDKLKVAIIKPLHKGGDKENMNNYRPISMLSSFSKIFEKIIKARLIDYLENNSLLSKNQYGFRPRRSTEDALYAVTTFISKALDKGDKALGIFLDLAKAFDTVDHSLLIKVFSSYGINGICLNWFKSYLNKRKQITNMNGVLGQSM, encoded by the exons ATGAGTGCTTCAAACAAAATGAAATGGTTTTGTGTAAATTGTAAAGATTTTAATTCTGAATCAGGTGATGTAGTAAATCAAGTAAAAAACTGTTCACattctgataaaatattatcggaTCTGAAAGATTCGGTTAACTTCTTGA TCGGTGTTCCAGAACAAGAAAATGAAGATTGTTGCAAAATAGTTGAAGAAATGTCATTGGCATTAGGAGAAGCTGTATCAGTTACATCTGCATATCGCTACCGGTCCAAAGTGCCaaataaaattggaaaaattgtTGCTGTCTTAAgcagctataaaaataaaaaatcgttgatgGAGATGTCAAGAAAGAAAAAACTTAAAGCAAAAAATGTCAATGCAAACTGGAATGATGaag ATGAGTTACTACTATTTTTGCAAAATGATTCAGATTTCCATTTAGACGTAATTGTGTTAACGGAAACCTGGCACGAtcctaaaaattgtatttattctttacctgg gtCACCCTcggatataattaatgaatttttgaCTCGTTTAGAAGCTATATTAATGTCAGATAAAGACATTGTTGATAGCACTATGACTATCTTATTAGgtgatattaacataaatataataggtaatgatAATGTTGAGAATAATTACCTTGACTTATTATCATCTAATGGTTTTAGTTCTATTATTAAC CGTGTTTCTGGAGACCCTAAAAACAcatggaaattaataaaaaatctaactAATAAACCAAATACTGATAATGATATCATAAAACGCCTTAACTATAACGGGAACATTATTGATGCACAAAAAGAACCTTTAACTGCGtccaatcatttaaatatgtttttttccaCTATTGGACAAAATCTagcaaataaaatagataaatgtttTGATGAAGTTTCTGATGAGCGTACACCAGTGAtcaatttcaacaattttttctcGGTAAAAATACACTCGATGGAaatcatgaatataataaatcattttaaagacGATGTGGCCTgtggttttgataaaattaatgtcaaaattttaaaaaacttagcACCGTATATAATAAATCCTTTAACACACATATTCAATTTAAGTCTGAGACTTGGTATTTTTCcagataaattaaaagtagCAATAATTAAACCTCTACATAAAGGTGGTGATAaagaaaatatgaacaattaccGACCAATCTCTATGTTGagtagtttttcaaaaatttttgaaaaaattatcaaagcTCGTTTGATAGATTATCTGGAAAATAACAGTCTTCTTTCTAAAAATCAATATGGATTCAGACCTAGGAGAAGTACCGAAGATGCTTTATATGCTGTCACAACATTTATTTCTAAAGCACTCGATAAAGGTGATAAAGCATTAGGTATATTTCTAGATTTAGCGAAAGCTTTCGATACTGTAGatcatagtttattaattaaagttttcaGTAGTTATGGTATAAATGGTATTTGTTTAAACTGGTTCAAAAGCTATCTAAATAAGAggaaacaaattacaaatatgaaTGGAGTTTTGGGACAG TCTATGTGA